In the genome of Fervidobacterium gondwanense DSM 13020, one region contains:
- a CDS encoding DUF4382 domain-containing protein: protein MKRLIFVFGIVLTMLVLFSCNPLNLFEPRTSKVSVVLSSGIEESGDTVKPQKFSGVEILGTQSRQEAPWVKNIEHLYVKVSKFSYRYSTNPGENKWATPTAVDKVVDLTMLDATELSWLTFDVPKGSVILALGFEITEATVTVNDTDYPVEIPAERKRIVLKNLNWQVVNDESQIVLSIDWTRSIVKASGGDYMLVPRIAYRWRGTLKQLWAIYGDVKINDSTPTEPLLIGLYEGTDTSATPVVLKMIPTRNEGKFYLGKHEKGTYTAVVWYIDFTYEGTDVTFTVNEATSTTFEHGDDTAYTELHLTIKK from the coding sequence ATGAAAAGGTTGATTTTTGTTTTTGGCATAGTATTAACAATGCTTGTGCTTTTCAGTTGTAATCCTTTGAATCTTTTTGAACCAAGAACATCGAAAGTTTCTGTCGTCTTATCATCTGGTATTGAGGAAAGTGGAGATACAGTCAAACCTCAAAAATTCAGCGGAGTGGAAATCCTTGGTACCCAGTCAAGGCAAGAAGCACCATGGGTTAAGAACATCGAGCACCTTTACGTGAAAGTCTCCAAGTTCTCGTATAGATACTCAACAAACCCAGGTGAGAACAAGTGGGCTACACCTACGGCTGTGGACAAAGTTGTTGACCTTACAATGCTTGACGCTACTGAGCTGAGCTGGTTAACATTTGACGTGCCAAAGGGTTCTGTTATATTAGCTCTTGGATTTGAAATCACCGAGGCAACGGTTACTGTAAATGATACAGACTATCCAGTTGAAATTCCAGCCGAAAGAAAAAGGATAGTTCTCAAGAACTTGAACTGGCAAGTTGTCAACGATGAATCCCAAATTGTCCTCAGCATTGACTGGACAAGGAGCATTGTAAAAGCATCTGGCGGAGATTATATGCTTGTTCCAAGGATTGCTTACAGATGGAGAGGTACATTGAAACAGTTGTGGGCAATCTATGGAGATGTGAAAATTAACGACTCAACCCCAACGGAACCTTTGTTGATAGGATTGTACGAAGGAACCGATACATCGGCAACACCTGTTGTGTTGAAGATGATTCCGACAAGAAATGAAGGAAAGTTCTACCTCGGAAAGCATGAAAAAGGTACTTATACGGCTGTTGTTTGGTATATTGATTTTACTTACGAAGGAACAGATGTCACTTTCACAGTTAATGAGGCGACATCGACGACGTTTGAGCATGGGGATGATACTGCATACACGGAACTCCATCTGACAATCAAGAAATAA